The following are from one region of the Apium graveolens cultivar Ventura unplaced genomic scaffold, ASM990537v1 ctg2747, whole genome shotgun sequence genome:
- the LOC141700683 gene encoding uncharacterized protein LOC141700683 yields the protein MCQGADHVKKSKIQTLKSEFENLNMKETDQLDDFCIKINGLVTTIRALGEEITKRYILKRLLRAMPNKYLQIVSTIEQFGDLENMTVEEIVGSLEAHNERTRSQNDSDGGKLLLTEEEWSRRENTGGKLLLTREEWMSKTN from the coding sequence ATGTGCCAGGGTGCAGATCATGTGAAGAAATCAAAGATTCAAACTCTGAAGAGTGAGTTTGAAAACTTGAATATGAAAGAGACAGACCAGCTAGACGACTTTTGTATTAAAATAAACGGATTAGTGACAACTATCCGTGCTCTGGGTGAGGAGATTACAAAACGCTATATTTTGAAAAGACTGCTTCGTGCAATGCCAAACAAGTATCTACAAATTGTATCCACAATTGAACAATTTGGAGACCTTGAAAACATGACCGTGGAGGAGATAGTGGGCTCACTTGAAGCTCACAACGAACGAACCAGAAGCCAAAATGATAGTGATGGAGGAAAGCTACTACTCACAGAAGAGGAATGGTCGAGACGTGAAAACACGGGTGGTAAGTTACTACTGACAAGGGAAGAATGGATGAGTAAGACTAACTGA